A single region of the Coregonus clupeaformis isolate EN_2021a chromosome 16, ASM2061545v1, whole genome shotgun sequence genome encodes:
- the b3galt8 gene encoding beta-1,3-galactosyltransferase 2 yields the protein MLKTSYWRLVKFFIIAGVLTFVVNILLNKKAQPKTDLSTPSPLSQELYKVISPETYKYVVNHASVCKDRNPFLVLMVPVAPADGLSRDAIRKTWGRPGLISNVDILTLFYVGLPKEGQSSHIQQDLERESKEHVDIIQMDFLDSYHNLTIKTMMIMDWLATHCQGASFAMKVDADIFVNVFYLVNKLLVGGGLLRHKYITGSVISDGKPRRDRKSKWHLSEDVYPEDTFPPYVSGAGYVFSIDLANMISWASRFVRPIPLEDVYVGLCLRVLGVRPVYSQTLLPPRNLFEIRRLDYERCTYATRVIVTGFKPHELLDIWGDFQKSHLTC from the coding sequence ATGCTTAAAACGTCTTACTGGAGGTTAGTAAAGTTCTTTATCATTGCAGGTGTACTCACATTTGTTGTCAATATCTTACTGAACAAAAAAGCTCAGCCAAAGACAGACTTATCAACACCAAGTCCTCTGTCTCAAGAACTTTACAAGGTGATTTCCCCAGAGACCTACAAATATGTTGTCAACCATGCATCTGTGTGTAAAGACAGAAACCCATTTCTGGTGCTGATGGTTCCAGTGGCACCCGCTGATGGGTTGTCCAGGGATGCTATCAGAAAGACATGGGGCCGACCAGGCCTCATCTCTAATGTGGATATCCTCACTCTGTTCTATGTGGGCCTGCCCAAGGAGGGCCAAAGCTCCCACATTCAGCAGGACCTGGAGAGGGAGAGCAAAGAACACGTTGACATCATCCAAATGGACTTCCTGGACAGCTACCACAACCTGACTATCAAGACCATGATGATCATGGACTGGCTCGCCACCCACTGTCAGGGTGCCTCTTTTGCGATGAAGGTGGATGCAGACATTTTCGTCAACGTGTTCTACCTGGTCAATAAGCTGTTAGTTGGTGGTGGCCTTCTCAGGCATAAGTACATCACAGGCTCAGTCATCAGTGACGGCAAGCCTCGTAGGGATAGGAAGAGTAAGTGGCATCTGTCTGAGGACGTTTACCCTGAAGACACGTTCCCCCCATATGTCTCTGGAGCAGGGTATGTCTTCTCTATTGACCTGGCCAACATGATCTCATGGGCATCCAGGTTTGTGAGACCCATCCCCCTGGAGGATGTCTATGTGGGGTTGTGTCTCAGGGTACTAGGGGTTCGGCCTGTGTACTCCCAAACGCTGCTTCCTCCCAGGAACCTGTTTGAGATCCGTCGGTTGGATTATGAGAGGTGTACGTATGCCACGCGGGTCATTGTCACTGGATTTAAACCACATGAGCTGCTGGACATTTGGGGTGACTTTCAGAAAAGCCATCTCACCTGCTGA